GGGCGCGATGACGGCGCCGTCGGAGGCGATGAGGACGTCGCTGGGGGCGGCGGCGAACATGCCGGCGCTGTCATCGGTGGTGACGGTGCGCTGGTCACCGCGGGCGGCGAGAGTGATCCGCCCCAGCTCGTCGAGTCCGAAGACGTCGGGGCCGGCGATGTTGCGGATGCCCTGAAGGGGCGTGCCCATGCTCACGTCGGCGACGGCCTGCGCGACGTCGGCCGCGGCGATGGGCTGCAGGGGAGCGCTGGGCAGGCGCACGGTGTTCTCGTCGGCGGTCCACGAGAGGATCGAGTCGATGAACTCGAAGAACTGGGTGGCGCGGACGATCGAGTACGGAACGGGACCGGCCTTGAGGATGTCCTCCTGGAGGGCCTTGGCCCGGTAGTAGGCCAGGTCGGGCACCTGGTCGACGCCGACGATGGAGAGCACGACCGCGTGGCCGACGCCCGCACGGGCGGCAGCGGCCAGCAGGTTGTCCATGGTCGTCTGGAAGAAGGCGGGCGAGGCGTCGTCGAAGGTTGGTGAGTTCGTCAGGTTGACGACGACCTCGGCGCCGGTGAGCGCCTCGGACAGGCCCTGCCCGGTGAGGAGGTCCACCCCGGTGGACAGCGAGAGCGGCACCGCGTCGTGCCCGGCCGTCTGCAAGATCTTGACGACCTGAGAACCGATGAGACCGGTCCCACCCAGTACGGCGATCTTCATGCCAATGCACCTTTCCGTGACTATGGGGTCGTCTGTCCGGCTCCAAGGGTCAGCCGAACTCGGACCTCTTCTGTCCGAGAACCATACTCGGACATGAGAAGTCCGAGTAACGAGGGTTGGCTAGGGTGATGCCATGAAGATGTCCGGCGGGGTCGAGTGGGCGCTGCACTGCTGCGTGGTCCTCACGGCCAGCAGCACGCCCGTCCCGGCGGCCAAACTGGCGGAACTGCACGACGTCTCCAGCAGCTACCTCGCCAA
The window above is part of the Micromonospora sp. LH3U1 genome. Proteins encoded here:
- a CDS encoding SDR family oxidoreductase, producing the protein MKIAVLGGTGLIGSQVVKILQTAGHDAVPLSLSTGVDLLTGQGLSEALTGAEVVVNLTNSPTFDDASPAFFQTTMDNLLAAAARAGVGHAVVLSIVGVDQVPDLAYYRAKALQEDILKAGPVPYSIVRATQFFEFIDSILSWTADENTVRLPSAPLQPIAAADVAQAVADVSMGTPLQGIRNIAGPDVFGLDELGRITLAARGDQRTVTTDDSAGMFAAAPSDVLIASDGAVIAPTAYREWLGRQG